A window of the Hippoglossus stenolepis isolate QCI-W04-F060 chromosome 8, HSTE1.2, whole genome shotgun sequence genome harbors these coding sequences:
- the LOC118113706 gene encoding zinc finger protein 16: MSLMMSLKVFLSERLAAAADEIFGAVEKTIFEYKEEICRSKDLEISRLRMQLKLLKSEPVEDRCLSAQLQQHTHHHHPPTPPPPPEQHHQSSPAEEAPEAHPCEEDGGCSPEQEHPEPSQVKKEQHRGHRDFWIAHDEEQLDGLESDIKDFISSPASLKAGLQDHALPFHPYHHLHLHHHLHNNGSGDESKDKPYCCSVCEKRFSNCSHLAAHIRTHTGERPYRCEICRKTFITTSALNRHQTIHTEGKQFVCNFCGKSFKWMESLGRHTRSVHKRDNVPV, encoded by the exons ATGTCCTTGATGATGTCCCTGAAAGTTTTCCTCAGCGAGAGgctggcggcggcggcggacgAGATATTCGGAGCTGTGGAAAAAACAATATTCGAGTACAAAGAGGAGATTTGTCGGTCGAAAGATCTGGAGATCAGTCGGCTGAGGATGCAGCTGAAGCTTCTCAAGTCAG agcCGGTGGAGGACAGATGCCTCTCagcccagctgcagcagcacacccatcaccaccatcctccaacacctcctcctcctcctgagcagCACCATCAGTCATCCCCTGCAGAGGAGGCCCCTGAGGCCCATCCCTGCGAGGAGGATGGGGGCTGCAGCCCGGAGCAGGAGCACCCAGAGCCCTCGCAGGTGAAGAAGGAGCAGCACAGGGGCCACAGAGATTTCTGGATAGCGCACGACGAAGAGCAGCTGGACGGCCTGGAGTCAGACATTAAAGATTTCATCTCGTCCCCTGCCAGCCTCAAAGCCGGCCTGCAGGACCACGCCTTACCCTTCCACCCctaccaccacctccacctccaccaccacctccacaacAATGGCAGCGGGGACGAGAGCAAAGATAAACCctactgctgctctgtgtgcgAGAAACGCTTCAGCAACTGCTCGCACCTGGCAGCTCACATCAGGACGCACACGGGCGAGAGGCCGTACAGATGTGAAATTTGCAGGAAGACCTTTATCACGACGAGCGCCCTGAACAGACACCAGACCATCCACACCGAGGGGAAACAGTTTGTGTGTAACTTCTGCGGTAAATCCTTCAAGTGGATGGAGTCTCTGGGCAGACACACGAGGAGCGTTCACAAGAGGGACAACGTGCCTGTATGA